In the Gossypium arboreum isolate Shixiya-1 chromosome 10, ASM2569848v2, whole genome shotgun sequence genome, one interval contains:
- the LOC108450823 gene encoding calcium-transporting ATPase 9, plasma membrane-type-like — MSGTSSGNGLLHLNDVEAGLSKDNADLDHHLDPDAGTSDPFDIAHTKNAAPETLKRWRQAALVLNASRRFRYTLDLKKEEEKEQRKRMIRAHAQVIRAALLFKLAGENQIVSSAPVASPSAGDDYKIGLEHLASMTRDHKLSALEQYGGVKGLSGLLRTNLEKGIDEDEADLLNRRNVFGSNTYPRKKGRSFWMFLWEAWQDLTLIILIIAAAVSLGLGIKTEGLKEGWYDGGSIFFAVFLVILVTATSDYRQSLQFQNLNEEKRNIQLEVVRGGRTVKVSIYDLVVGDVVPLKIGDQVPADGVLIAGHSLAIDESSMTGESKIVHKNQNDPFLMSGCKVADGFGTMLVTGVGINTEWGLLMASISEDTGEETPLQVRLNGVATFIGIVGLSVAVSVLAILLARYFTGNTEDPDGATQFIKGRTKFDDAFNDVVKIFTIAVTIVVVAVPEGLPLAVTLTLAYSMRKMMADKALVRRLSACETMGSATTICSDKTGTLTLNEMTVVEAFVGKKKINPPADSSQLHLSVVSLLSEGVAQSTMGNVFVSKDGGDVEISGSPTEKAILSWAIELGMKFDAIRSESTILHVFPFNSEKKRGGVALRRSDAEVHIHWKGAAEIVLAACSGYLDSNGCLQSMNEDKEFFEAAIDEMAANCLRCIALAYRLCEQEKVPSNEESFDDWVLPEDNLVLLAIVGIKDPCRPGVKDAVKICTDAGVKVRMVTGDNIQTAQAIALECGILSSAQDVTEPTIIEGRVFRALTEIEREQVARKIMVMGRSSPNDKLLLVQALRKGGDVVAVTGDGTNDAPALHEADIGLSMGIQGTEVAKESSDIIILDDNFASVVKVVRWGRSVYANIQKFIQFQLTVNVAALVINVAAAISSGDVPLNSVQLLWVNLIMDTLGALALATEPPTDNLMHRSPVGRREPLITNIMWRNLLIQALYQVTVLLVLNFRGMTILQLEDDGNREHAYKVKNSLIFNAFVMCQIFNEFNARKPEEVNCFKGVTKNYLFMGIIGFTFILQIIIIEFLGKFTSTVRLDWQLWLVSLGIGIISWPLAIVGKLIPVPKTPVASYFIKPFQQCKRSRDA, encoded by the exons ATGAGCGGCACTTCATCCGGAAATGGTCTCCTCCACCTCAATGACGTGGAGGCTGGCCTTTCTAAGGACAATGCTGATCTTGACCATCACCTTGATCCTGATGCTGGCACCTCCGATCCCTTCGACATTGCTCACACCAAGAATGCTGCCCCCGAGACTCTCAAGCGCTGGAGG CAAGCAGCGCTTGTGCTAAATGCTTCTCGTCGATTTCGCTACACTTTGGACttgaaaaaggaagaagaaaaagagcaAAGAAAGAGGATGATAAGAGCTCATGCGCAAGTCATCAga GCAGCATTGCTTTTCAAATTGGCTGGGGAAAATCAAATTG TATCTAGTGCACCAGTTGCATCGCCAAGTGCCGGTGATGATTATAAAATTGGATTAGAACACCTTGCATCCATGACCCGTGATCATAAGTTATCTGCACTTGAACAATATGGTGGA GTTAAAGGGTTGTCAGGTCTGTTGAGAACAAATTTAGAGAAAGGAATTGATGAGGATGAGGCTGATTTATTGAACCGGAGGAATGTGTTTGGATCAAATACATATCCACGGAAAAAGGGGCGGAGTTTCTGG ATGTTCCTCTGGGAGGCATGGCAAGATTTGACCCTCATCATATTGATTATAGCAGCTGCTGTGTCACTGGGGTTGGGAATAAAGACTGAG GGTTTGAAAGAAGGATGGTATGATGGGGGTAGCATTTTCTTTGCTGTTTTTCTTGTTATACTTGTTACAG CTACTAGTGATTATCGTCAATCACTTCAGTTTCAAAATCTAAATGAGGAAAAGAGAAATATCCAGCTAGAG GTCGTGAGAGGTGGTAGAACTGTAAAGGTTTCAATATATGATCTTGTTGTTGGTGATGTTGTCCCGCTAAAGATTGGTGATCAG GTTCCTGCTGATGGAGTCTTAATCGCTGGCCATTCTCTAGCAATTGATGAATCTAGCATGACGGGAGAAAGCAAGATT GTTCACAAGAATCAAAATGACCCATTTTTGATGTCTGGCTGCAAAGTTGCTGATGGTTTTGGTACCATgctg GTGACTGGTGTTGGAATCAATACTGAGTGGGGACTGTTAATGGCAAGTATTTCTGAGGATACTGGTGAAGAGACCCCCTTGCAG GTGCGGCTGAATGGAGTTGCAACTTTTATAGGCATAGTTGGGCTTTCTGTAGCTGTTTCTGTGCTTGCTATTCTTTTGGCAAG ATACTTCACTGGAAATACTGAAGATCCAGATGGAGCTACACAATTTATTAAAGGACGCACTAAATTTGATGATGCATTTAATGATGttgttaaaatttttacaattgcA GTTACAATTGTTGTCGTTGCTGTGCCTGAAGGCCTTCCTTTGGCTGTTACCTTGAC TCTTGCATACTCGATGCGGAAGATGATGGCGGATAAAGCTTTG GTACGCCGGCTTTCAGCTTGTGAAACCATGGGCTCCGCAACAACAATTTGCAGTGATAAGACTGGAACATTGACTTTGAATGAG ATGACTGTTGTTGAAGCTTTTGTTGGGAAAAAGAAGATAAATCCACCTGCTGATTCTTCTCAGTTGCACCTATCAGTTGTGTCTCTGTTGAGTGAAGGAGTTGCACAGAGTACCATGGGGAATGTTTTTGTGTCTAAG GATGGTGGTGATGTTGAGATTTCTGGATCTCCCACAGAAAAAGCTATCCTTTCTTGGGCAATAGAG CTGGGGATGAAATTTGATGCTATCAGATCAGAATCCACTATTCTTCATGTTTTCCCTTTCAATTCAGAGAAAAAGCGAGGTGGTGTTGCATTACGACGG TCTGATGCAGAAGTTCATATACATTGGAAGGGAGCAGCTGAGATAGTTTTGGCTGCATGTTCTGGATATCTTGATTCAAATGGTTGCCTGCAATCCATGAATGAGGACAAG GAATTTTTTGAGGCTGCTATTGATGAAATGGCTGCAAATTGCCTGCGCTGTATTGCCCTTGCATACAGATTGTGTGAACAGGAAAAAGTTCCTAGTAATGAAGAGAGCTTTGATGATTGGGTCTTACCTGAAGATAACCTTGTTTTGCTTGCTATTGTTGGTAtaaag GATCCTTGTCGCCCAGGTGTTAAAGATGCTGTGAAAATTTGTACGGATGCTGGTGTCAAG GTACGCATGGTCACTGGAGATAATATCCAGACAGCACAAGCAATAGCTTTGGAGTGTGGGATACTTAGTTCTGCACAAGATGTTACTGAGCCCACTATCATTGAAGGAAGGGTGTTTCGTGCCTTAACTGAAATAGAAAGAGAACAAGTGGCCAGGAAAATAATG GTAATGGGGAGATCTTCTCCAAATGACAAGCTTTTGCTTGTTCAAGCCTTACGCAAGGGAGGGGATGTTGTGGCTGTGACTGGAGATGGTACCAATGATGCTCCTGCACTTCATGAG GCAGATATAGGTCTGTCTATGGGCATTCAAGGGACCGAAGTTGCAAAAGAAAGTTCAGATATCATTATATTGGATGATAATTTTGCTTCAGTTGTGAAG GTTGTTCGCTGGGGTCGTTCTGTGTATGCCAATATTCAGAAGTTTATACAATTCCAGCTTACTGTGAATGTTGCAGCTCTTGTAATCAATGTTGCGGCAGCAATATCTTCTGGTGATGTTCCTTTAAATTCGGTGCAG TTACTATGGGTTAACCTGATCATGGATACACTTGGAGCACTTGCATTGGCCACTGAACCTCCAACAGACAACCTTATGCATAGGTCGCCAGTTGGCCGAAG AGAACCTCTAATTACAAACATCATGTGGAGGAACTTACTAATACAG GCTTTATATCAAGTCACTGTCCTCCTTGTGCTCAACTTCAGAGGCATGACCATTCTTCAGTTGGAGGATGATGGTAACAGGGAACATGCCTATAAAGTGAAGAATTCTTTGATATTCAATGCATTTGTTATGTGTCAA ATCTTTAATGAGTTTAATGCTAGAAAGCCTGAAGAAGTCAATTGCTTCAAAGGAGTGACTAAAAACTACCTCTTTATGGGAATAATTGGATTCACTTTCATACTTCAG ATAATCATCATCGAGTTCCTTGGAAAGTTTACCTCAACAGTGAGACTTGATTGGCAACTGTGGCTTGTATCCCTTGGCATTGGCATTATCAG CTGGCCTCTTGCAATTGTGGGAAAGCTGATTCCGGTTCCCAAGACACCGGTTGCCTCGTACTTCATAAAGCCATTTCAACAATGCAAAAGATCCAGGGATGCATGA